Proteins from one Argopecten irradians isolate NY chromosome 15, Ai_NY, whole genome shotgun sequence genomic window:
- the LOC138308979 gene encoding lectin BRA-2-like isoform X1 — protein sequence MYPIYTFIVVFLLINITYQQSVSQERKQEFCKAAQTNDVLEEVLPLIRRHLETESEICRQRMDGVNAKLGTLETELEATKIHIKELKEATTTPALTTTTSNGPLECDSGWISSPEKCYFVSSTSEKTGWDSAIVRCIDLGAKLVEIKTDEEASSIMNLLPGYVESDELIYTGRRKTDDNKWVFLSNDEEVDTSVRTWGSGQPQSGSQRCGCTLKSDDFNMHDCYCTGFNYFYICEITR from the exons ATGTATCCCATCTACACATTCATAGTGGTATTCCTACTAATCAATATCACTTACCAACAGAGTGTCAGCCAAGAACGTAAACAGGAGTTCTGTAAAGCGGCACAAACCAATGACGTATTAGAGGAGGTATTGCCGTTGATTCGGCGTCACTTAGAGACCGAGTCCGAAATATGCAGACAGCGAATGGATGGAGTCAACGCTAAACTCGGAACTCTAGAGACGGAGCTGGAAGCTACGAAAATCCACATTAAAGAGCTGAAAGAAG CTACTACCACTCCAGCGCTGACCACGACAACATCCAATGGACCACTGGAATGTGACAGCGGCTGGATTTCTTCTCCtgagaagtgttactttgtgtCTTCTACCTCAGAGAAAACAGGCTGGGATTCAGCAATT GTTCGGTGCATTGACCTTGGTGCAAAACTTGTTGAGATCAAGACGGATGAGGAAGCTAGCTCCATCATGAACTTACTCCCTGGCTATGTTG AAAGCGATGAATTAATTTATACTGGACGGAGGAAGACTGATGACAATAAATGGGTGTTTCTCAGTAATGATGAGGAGGTGGATACATCTGTCAGGACCTGGGGGAGTGGACAGCCTCAAAGTGGCAGTCAGAGATGTGGATGTACTCTGAAATCAGACGACTTCAACATGCATGATTGTTATTGTACAGGGTTTAACTATTTCTACATCTGCGAAATCACGCGTTAG
- the LOC138308979 gene encoding uncharacterized protein isoform X3 — MYPIYTFIVVFLLINITYQQSVSQERKQEFCKAAQTNDVLEEVLPLIRRHLETESEICRQRMDGVNAKLGTLETELEATKIHIKELKEATTTPALTTTTSNGPLECDSGWISSPEKCYFVSSTSEKTGWDSAIVRCIDLGAKLVEIKTDEEASSIMNLLPGYKAMN; from the exons ATGTATCCCATCTACACATTCATAGTGGTATTCCTACTAATCAATATCACTTACCAACAGAGTGTCAGCCAAGAACGTAAACAGGAGTTCTGTAAAGCGGCACAAACCAATGACGTATTAGAGGAGGTATTGCCGTTGATTCGGCGTCACTTAGAGACCGAGTCCGAAATATGCAGACAGCGAATGGATGGAGTCAACGCTAAACTCGGAACTCTAGAGACGGAGCTGGAAGCTACGAAAATCCACATTAAAGAGCTGAAAGAAG CTACTACCACTCCAGCGCTGACCACGACAACATCCAATGGACCACTGGAATGTGACAGCGGCTGGATTTCTTCTCCtgagaagtgttactttgtgtCTTCTACCTCAGAGAAAACAGGCTGGGATTCAGCAATT GTTCGGTGCATTGACCTTGGTGCAAAACTTGTTGAGATCAAGACGGATGAGGAAGCTAGCTCCATCATGAACTTACTCCCTGGCTAT AAAGCGATGAATTAA
- the LOC138308977 gene encoding macrophage mannose receptor 1-like encodes MGAKLVEIKTDEESRFLYKHLSSRIGHQKYSDRKLLIYTGRKRRADGAWVFASSGEKVDTSLRTWADNEPHGGKQTCGCTKLSNGLLMSDCFCTGYSLNYICEKMPRPIMTTGIPMSTVNTGTGSKACKTGWITSPEKCYYVSTLSEKTNWNDANTRCKALGANLVEIATDEEGVFLLDRLPSWVGDDVIYTGRRRTSDDVWIFSSNETNVDTSKRSWAIAEPSGGSQQCGCTSAPTGFLMVDCYCTGFEVFFICEIRRN; translated from the exons ATGGGAGCCAAACTTGTAGAAATCAAAACAGACGAAGAAAGTAGATTTTTATATAAGCATCTGTCCAGTCGGATTG GACATCAAAAATACTCTGACAGGAAGTTGTTAATATACACCGGACGTAAAAGGCGAGCGGATGGCGCGTGGGTGTTCGCCTCCAGTGGAGAGAAGGTCGACACCTCTTTGAGGACTTGGGCTGATAATGAGCCACATGGAGGCAAGCAGACGTGTGGATGTACGAAATTATCAAATGGCCTGTTAATGTCGGACTGCTTCTGTACGGGATATTCGCTTAATTACATTTGCGAGAAAATGC CGAGACCTATCATGACCACCGGTATACCGATGAGTACAGTTAATACCGGAACTGGAAGTAAAGCCTGTAAGACGGGATGGATAACATCTCCGGAAAAGTGCTACTACGTATCTACATTGTCTGAAAAAACTAACTGGAACGATGCAAAC ACTCGCTGTAAAGCTTTGGGAGCTAACCTCGTTGAAATCGCCACAGACGAAGAGGGGGTCTTTTTGTTAGATCGCTTGCCGAGTTGGGTTG GCGatgatgtaatatatacagGCCGTAGGCGTACGAGTGATGACGTTTGGATCTTCAGTAGCAATGAGACGAACGTGGATACCAGCAAGCGGTCATGGGCGATCGCCGAACCGAGTGGAGGATCTCAACAGTGTGGATGCACGTCTGCGCCAACAGGCTTTTTAATGGTAGATTGTTACTGTACCGGTTTTGAGGTCTTCTTCATTTGCGAGATTAGGAGAAATTAA
- the LOC138309668 gene encoding tropomyosin-like: MYSVYTFVVVFLLVHTTHQQIIGPERKQEFCNAVQTNLVLEEALPLVRRHLEAETHSSRLLMDGVNAKLKALQSDRDTKNQAYGDIKDINVSLEAVQAELETTKQRNNDMEVSLEAVQAELETTKQRNNDMEVSLEAVQAELETTKQRNNDMEVSLEAVQAELETTKQRNNDMEVSLEAVQAELETTKQRNNDMEVSLEAVQAELETTKQRNNDMEVALEAVQAELETTKQRNNDMEVSLEAVTTKQRNNDMEVSLEAVQAELETTKQRNNDMEVSLEAVQAELETTKQRNNDMEVSLEAVQAELEIMKSQIQEMKVTKMGSPTTIPTTTTSNGPLECDSGWISSPEKCYHVSSTSEKTDWFTAMVSIA; this comes from the exons ATGTATTCCGTGTACACATTCGTAGTAGTATTCCTACTGGTACATACCACTCACCAACAAATTATTGGTCCGGAACGTAAGCAAGAGTTCTGTAACGCGGTTCAGACGAATCTTGTATTAGAGGAGGCATTGCCTTTGGTTCGGCGTCACTTAGAGGCTGAGACTCATTCAAGCAGACTGCTAATGGATGGGGTCAACGCTAAACTAAAAGCTCTACAGTCGGACCGGGACACCAAAAACCAGGCATATGGTGACATAAAAGATATCAACGTTTCCTTGGAAGCGGTACAGGCTGAACTGGAGACTACAAAACAACGTAATAACGACATGGAAGTGTCCTTGGAAGCGGTACAGGCTGAACTGGAGACTACAAAACAACGTAATAACGACATGGAAGTGTCCTTGGAAGCGGTACAAGCGGAACTGGAAACTACAAAACAACGCAATAACGACATGGAAGTTTCCTTGGAAGCGGTACAGGCTGAACTGGAGACTACAAAACAACGTAATAACGACATGGAAGTGTCCTTGGAAGCGGTACAGGCTGAACTGGAGACTACAAAACAACGTAATAACGACATGGAAGTGTCCTTGGAAGCGGTACAGGCTGAACTGGAGACTACAAAACAACGTAATAACGACATGGAAGTGGCCTTGGAAGCGGTACAGGCTGAACTGGAGACTACAAAACAACGTAATAACGACATGGAAGTGTCCTTGGAAGCGGTAACTACAAAACAACGTAATAACGACATGGAAGTGTCCTTGGAAGCGGTACAGGCTGAACTGGAGACTACAAAACAACGTAATAACGACATGGAAGTGTCCTTGGAAGCGGTACAAGCGGAACTGGAAACTACAAAACAACGCAATAACGACATGGAAGTTTCCTTGGAAGCGGTACAAGCGGAACTGGAAATTATGAAAAGCCAGATCCAAGAGATGAAAGTAACCAAAATGG GCAGCCCCACAACCATTCCCACCACAACAACATCCAATGGACCACTGGAATGTGACAGCGGCTGGATTTCTTCTCCAGAGAAGTGTTACCATGTGTCTTCTACCTCAGAGAAGACAGACTGGTTTACAGCAATGGTTAGCATCGCCTAA
- the LOC138308979 gene encoding snaclec coagulation factor IX/factor X-binding protein subunit A-like isoform X2, giving the protein MYPIYTFIVVFLLINITYQQSVSQERKQEFCKAAQTNDVLEEVLPLIRRHLETESEICRQRMDGVNAKLGTLETELEATKIHIKELKEASTTSAPTTTTTNAPLECDSGWISSPEKCYHVSSISEKTTWFSAIVRCIDLGARLVEIKTDEEASFIINSLPGYVERTDVFYTGRRMNDNNKWVFLSNDEEVDTSVRTWADGEPEGGSQRCGCTHSNFKMSDWYCDSNRLYICEIKR; this is encoded by the exons ATGTATCCCATCTACACATTCATAGTGGTATTCCTACTAATCAATATCACTTACCAACAGAGTGTCAGCCAAGAACGTAAACAGGAGTTCTGTAAAGCGGCACAAACCAATGACGTATTAGAGGAGGTATTGCCGTTGATTCGGCGTCACTTAGAGACCGAGTCCGAAATATGCAGACAGCGAATGGATGGAGTCAACGCTAAACTCGGAACTCTAGAGACGGAGCTGGAAGCTACGAAAATCCACATTAAAGAGCTGAAAGAAG CTAGTACCACTTCAGCGCCgaccacaacaacaacaaatgcGCCACTGGAATGTGACAGCGGCTGGATTTCTTCTCCAGAGAAGTGTTACCATGTGTCTTCTATCTCAGAGAAAACAACCTGGTTTTCAGCAATT GTTCGGTGCATTGACCTTGGTGCAAGACTTGTTGAAATCAAGACGGATGAGGAAGCTAGCTTCATCATAAACTCTCTCCCTGGCTACGTTG AAAGAACTGACGTATTTTATACTGGCCGGAGGATGAATGATAACAACAAATGGGTGTTTCTCAGTAATGATGAGGAGGTGGATACATCTGTAAGGACCTGGGCGGACGGGGAGCCTGAAGGTGGTTCTCAGAGATGCGGATGTACTCACAGTAACTTCAAAATGTCTGACTGGTACTGTGATTCGAATCGTCTCTACATTTGCGAAATTAAACGTTAG